The Aspergillus flavus chromosome 6, complete sequence nucleotide sequence GACTTTGCTAAGCGGCAAAGGTGTGAGTGACTTAGGTTTCGCAGGAAACAGCGGGGCGTATCGATCACCCTGAGGCGTCGGAGTCTCAGAGACTTCATCCTCACTGTCCGACGGCGCATCGTCCACTACAACTTTATCCTCTGCCTGCCGGGCAGTAGCATCGCTAAAGTCATTTGCCCCTTCATCGTCACTATCACCCTTTATTTTTAACAACGGGGACGAACTGCCTCCGTCGACAGCATCGAAGAACTCCTGGGACACGTCTGATTCCATGCTGAGTCGCGACTGGGTTGTTAGGCCTGGTGGATGTCGTCGATGTTTGCTTTCCGCAATCAGGGTCGAGAATTCGGCGACGGCACTGTCTAGATCGTGTAGCACGGCCATAAGATGGTCATGTACCTCTTCCATCTGATCTGGGTGGCTGGTGATGCTGCTCGGTTTACGGTCACCCGAGAGCGAGGCAGTGTCTCCGGAGGATGGGCCTGGCACCACTAGTTGCGTGGAGGAGGGTGTCATCGTCGCGCGTTTGACTCCACCCAGTTGGGAACTTCCACTGGCCTTCCGTTTCCAGAAGGGGCGTCTCTCGCGTGCCTCCATAGACTCCTCGCCATTTGCCTCGGGATGTGGGCTTGGTGACCGACCGCGAGGCCGCTCGGGAGCACCGTAACCCAGGTATTTTGGATCCGTGTCTTTTGCTAACCGGCGTACAGCATCCCTGGACCCGGATATCTTACTCACGAGGCTCTCAACCTGCGCCCATTCCCGCGCTTCCGCAGCATTGGTGAGAACACGCTGTGACGGTACGCGCAGCAGGGGCTCGGGATGGCTCTCTTCTGCCGCCGGGGTCTTGGAGGAGGATGCTCGTTCCAAAGCCCTCTTCCATGAGATGAATTCTTGGTCATTGCTGGCCCTAAGGTGCCAAACCTCAGTGCCGGAGTCAATTGAAATCTCGCGTGAGTTCTCGTTACACGCGACGGCTGCTAAGTTTAGAGGGATGGAGCCGCGTAAGGCAGATGAATTCGGATCGTGATAATAAGACAATGTAGATGATGTGAAAtccagagaaaagaatcttCTCGCCCAGCCCTGGTGACGCTTCCTTCGCCGCTTCTGTAAGATACCGGTGTGAACTGAGGCCGGATCGGTGTTGATGGATGGCGGTAGAACCTTCGCGGAGCTGTTTCCTCGTATCCTCGAAGCCAGTGGCTTTCCAGATTCCGAGGAGTCGGTTCCACGAGACGGTAGGACTGCGTGTGGTACTGGTGCCGACTGTGGGGGCAAGGCTGTTGGGTAGGTAAGTAGCACGAGAGTCACAGTCTTGGAGATCTGTTTGGAAAAGGTATTGTCAAAGACGAGCGCGTAATTTCCACCCTCATTCGCAGGCACATCGTAGGTGCCCTTGACGATCTTGTCAGCTTCACATTTGCCTATCCATTGAATTTGCTTTAATCCGATGCCCGTTAGTCGTTCAATGATCGGCGTGGAAGCGTTTTGTCGGGAGTTAGCATTCAGAGCGGTGGTTGGGAGGTTTTCGTTCGAGTCCGTGCTGTGCGAGTCGGCAGGGGGCAAATTGTTGGATCCCAGGACGGCCGAATGGCCCGGGTGCTTGAAGATGCCAAAGTTGAGAGACTTCCTATGCGGCTGAATGCTCCAGGAGATAGTATGACCAGGTTTAACATTAACCCAACGAACAAAGTAGGactagaaaaaagaaagaacaaagatgGCCGCAATCACTGGTTAGTCGAGGGTTCCGTAAGTGCGTCATTTCGTCACATCCCCCTTACCTTGCTGTGGatctccaactcctccatgGCCGCCATGGCTGCGCAAAGTAGGCAACGGGGCCAGGTAGGCAATCACTTCGTCAGTGAAATCGAGAGGGGGAGGTGACTTGATCCCCGCCAAGCTGAAGGATAAATGGGGAGAAGGGAGGGTCAAATGCGTTaaatcaaaaccaaaacaATGGACTTCAATGCGCCCGTCGGTGGGTGAGAATGATGAATTGACCGTCGACCGGTCATTGAATAGCCCCGTAAGGCAGACGGGGtaagatctataaatagGAAATCCAAGGGTCAGGGGGAAAAGGGTCCGAGGAATTGATTCTTCGTAGGAGTGGCCGAGACGAGAGTGCGGAGTAGTTGCAAGTTGAGAAGTTGAGCCTCCGAGAACCACCGAACGTTCACATGTTCAGCCTGGTCGATCCCTGCTCACTCACTTCCTTAAATGCCGATGCCGACAACGACCCTAGGTACATCTCCTTTCATGCTATGCGTCTGCAATTTCTAAATACGATGATCTGGGGTTATCCTCCCAATGCAAAATGTTCCATCTTTTCTGCCCGCAattccaaaagaaaagaaaaagaaacaaaagaaaggaaaagacctCAAGAATTCTCAACACCATCCGAGTTCATGAAAGGATATTACACAGTATACAGGAGaatacagaaagaaagataaaataaatatgAAAACAGTAGAGAAGTCCCCTCCACCTTCACCTCCGTTTGCCTGCTTGCATGTTGGTAAATAATAACTTAAATCCATTGCATAACGCCCGCATGTCAGGATATGGATTGCGTTGGAGCTCGTAGCCTTGAGGAATCACCTTCACCGGCCAACTATGCAGTCGCGCATTTTCACCAGCCttaaaacaaaggaaaaagtaTCCGGCATGTTTGGGATCAATACAAAAAGCATAGGCGGATCGTTTGGGATTAGCTTTCGTATAAGTCTCCAACCAAGAATCTGCATGTTTCATCAGTTATAGACCACGTCATCGATTGTTTGCAAAGGAGTAGAGAAAAAAGGCAGCGGATGGTATAGGAAACCGTAGCAGAAGAATTacggggaagaggggaatACTTACAAGTAGCATCCTTGGTGCCGTCCTGGTACTTTTCATGTAGCATCATTTCATCCACCTTCTTAGCCATTGctttgacatggttgaagATCAAATCATCTAAGTCACTGTAGGTATAACGACCCCCAACCTTCAAA carries:
- a CDS encoding putative oxysterol binding protein is translated as MAAMEELEIHSKSYFVRWVNVKPGHTISWSIQPHRKSLNFGIFKHPGHSAVLGSNNLPPADSHSTDSNENLPTTALNANSRQNASTPIIERLTGIGLKQIQWIGKCEADKIVKGTYDVPANEGGNYALVFDNTFSKQISKTVTLVLLTYPTALPPQSAPVPHAVLPSRGTDSSESGKPLASRIRGNSSAKVLPPSINTDPASVHTGILQKRRRKRHQGWARRFFSLDFTSSTLSYYHDPNSSALRGSIPLNLAAVACNENSREISIDSGTEVWHLRASNDQEFISWKRALERASSSKTPAAEESHPEPLLRVPSQRVLTNAAEAREWAQVESLVSKISGSRDAVRRLAKDTDPKYLGYGAPERPRGRSPSPHPEANGEESMEARERRPFWKRKASGSSQLGGVKRATMTPSSTQLVVPGPSSGDTASLSGDRKPSSITSHPDQMEEVHDHLMAVLHDLDSAVAEFSTLIAESKHRRHPPGLTTQSRLSMESDVSQEFFDAVDGGSSSPLLKIKGDSDDEGANDFSDATARQAEDKVVVDDAPSDSEDEVSETPTPQGDRYAPLFPAKPKSLTPLPLSKVTRRSNIPAPTVMPPSLIGFLRKNVGKDLSQISMPVSSNEPFSLLQRAAEVMEYSVLLDHAASASDAVERLLYVTAYALSSLSCNRVKERSIRKPFNPMLGETYELVREDLGYRFIAEKVSHRPVQLAYQADGKDWSVAQSPMPTQKFWGKSAEIVTEGKMRLTLHTTGEHFSWSNATSFLRNIIAGEKYSEPVGEMSVVNETTGQKTVSAFKAGGMFSGRSEEVVTKTLDSSGRELPLGLTGTWTTSLQMTKNGSATAPVWNAGPLVPNAPKHYGLTVFAATLNEITPIEDHKLPPTDSRLRPDQRALEDGDVDQAEEVKVKLEESQRARRREMESAGQTWNPRWFTRVDDDLVGNEGEVVWRLKSGKEGYWEERSKGNWTGVVPVFET